The uncultured Desulfobulbus sp. genome window below encodes:
- a CDS encoding HAMP domain-containing sensor histidine kinase gives MKLFYRLLSSLLIGTMALICLDEYINYKVETKQFELDLMRSAEQIGTSLSGVLLHAWEQQGEAEALELLGHAQVPNQFGVRWINQRAMSEKQCVLSADERQQLEQGTVVHGQHQGQEKKIAFFTYIPVQIDQGHWGALEIKQPMVAVSDYSRKMMLRGIVIILLFTGINAAILYFFMNRSIRVPLKRLIEQVERIGHGDLCTTVAFKGNDELSRLAQTLNEMCSRLLIAKEKIKFECDARLKTLEQLRHTERLSTFGLLSAGIAHEIGTPLNVVDGRAKMIIREDLSPEEINECATIIQNQAERMTTIIRQLLDFTRRPKYKPAQENIVFLMKQVFQFLSPMANKQNVEFALHVTPKAEVMLQADGSQLQQVFVNLLMNAIQAMPEGGKVDVSVGNLAAHPQLMAKGTISSIIELRIEDEGEGIAEKNLKHIFTPFFTTKTLGTGTGLGLSIAHGIVEEHGGWIDVESVQGKGTCFSIYLPIKKAAA, from the coding sequence ATGAAATTATTTTACCGCTTGCTCAGTTCGCTGCTCATTGGCACAATGGCACTGATCTGCCTTGATGAGTACATCAATTACAAGGTCGAAACCAAACAGTTTGAGCTGGACCTGATGCGCAGTGCCGAGCAGATCGGCACCAGCCTCTCCGGGGTGCTCTTGCATGCCTGGGAACAGCAGGGCGAGGCGGAAGCATTGGAGTTGCTTGGCCATGCCCAGGTTCCTAACCAGTTTGGGGTTCGCTGGATAAATCAAAGAGCGATGTCAGAGAAGCAGTGTGTCTTAAGCGCAGATGAGCGGCAGCAGCTGGAGCAGGGGACTGTAGTTCATGGTCAGCATCAGGGCCAGGAAAAGAAGATCGCTTTTTTTACCTATATTCCCGTGCAAATAGATCAGGGGCACTGGGGTGCTCTTGAGATCAAACAACCCATGGTGGCGGTGAGTGATTATTCCCGCAAAATGATGCTGCGGGGCATTGTTATTATCCTGCTTTTCACCGGAATTAACGCAGCTATCCTCTATTTTTTCATGAACAGGAGTATCCGCGTCCCCTTAAAAAGGCTGATTGAGCAGGTCGAACGTATCGGCCACGGTGATCTCTGTACCACAGTGGCCTTCAAGGGAAATGATGAACTTTCGCGCCTGGCGCAGACGCTCAATGAGATGTGCTCGCGTCTCCTCATTGCCAAGGAAAAGATCAAGTTTGAATGTGATGCCCGCTTGAAAACTCTGGAGCAGCTCCGTCATACCGAGCGGCTCTCGACCTTTGGGCTCCTCTCCGCCGGTATAGCCCATGAGATTGGCACCCCGCTCAATGTGGTGGATGGCCGGGCAAAGATGATCATTCGGGAGGACCTCAGCCCCGAGGAAATCAACGAATGCGCCACCATCATTCAGAACCAGGCCGAACGAATGACCACCATTATTCGTCAGCTCCTGGATTTCACCCGCAGGCCCAAATATAAACCGGCTCAGGAGAACATCGTCTTTCTCATGAAGCAGGTGTTCCAGTTTCTCTCGCCCATGGCCAATAAGCAAAATGTCGAGTTTGCCCTCCATGTTACCCCGAAGGCGGAGGTGATGTTGCAGGCCGATGGTTCCCAGTTGCAGCAGGTTTTTGTCAATCTGTTGATGAATGCAATCCAGGCCATGCCCGAGGGGGGCAAGGTCGATGTCTCGGTGGGCAATCTTGCTGCGCATCCCCAGTTGATGGCAAAGGGGACGATCTCATCCATTATCGAGTTGCGTATCGAGGATGAGGGAGAAGGCATCGCGGAAAAAAATCTCAAACATATCTTTACCCCGTTTTTCACAACAAAGACTCTGGGCACCGGTACCGGACTTGGGCTGTCCATTGCCCATGGTATTGTCGAAGAACACGGTGGCTGGATCGATGTGGAGAGTGTGCAAGGGAAGGGGACCTGCTTCAGTATCTATCTCCCGATCAAAAAGGCGGCGGCATGA
- a CDS encoding sigma-54 dependent transcriptional regulator, whose product MKGKIVVIEDEQEMCDLLAAGLSRRDFTVSTYTSGREGLAAVDINTTDVVLADINIPDMNGLDICSEIVTHMRDIPVVIMTAFGSMDTAISAIRAGAYDFVTKPLDMDILALALERAAKYRDLQRTVKLLSQEVGKPGQFDNIIGQSTVMEELFSQLGRIVDSDASLLITGESGSGKEVVARAVHQQSQRRGQPLVAINCAAMPAQLLESELFGHTKGAFTSASQATKGLFLEADGGTLFLDEVGEIPLELQPKLLRALEERKVRPIGGTGERPFNVRIIAATNRDLESAVEDGLFREDLFYRLNVIHMHLPPLRARGGDILLLANHFIKQFSQRQDKAVTGIAEPAAEKLLNYPWPGNVRELRNAMEHAVALTLYDKIVVDDLPEKIRVADQEHFLLSSQDPSELITLEEMERRYIMYVLENTQGNRTLAARIMGVDRKTLYRKLQRYNAD is encoded by the coding sequence ATGAAAGGCAAAATTGTTGTTATTGAAGATGAACAGGAGATGTGTGACCTGCTGGCCGCAGGCTTGAGCCGTCGTGATTTTACCGTAAGTACCTACACCAGCGGGCGGGAAGGGCTGGCCGCCGTCGATATCAACACCACCGATGTGGTGCTGGCCGATATCAATATTCCGGATATGAACGGGCTTGATATCTGTAGTGAAATAGTAACTCACATGCGCGATATCCCGGTGGTTATCATGACCGCCTTTGGCAGCATGGATACGGCTATCTCCGCCATCCGTGCGGGCGCTTATGACTTTGTCACCAAACCTCTGGACATGGATATTCTGGCACTTGCCCTTGAACGGGCCGCCAAGTACCGGGACCTGCAGCGAACGGTTAAGCTGCTGAGCCAGGAGGTGGGAAAGCCGGGACAGTTTGACAACATCATCGGCCAGAGTACGGTGATGGAAGAGTTGTTCTCCCAACTGGGCCGTATTGTCGACTCGGACGCCTCCCTACTCATTACCGGAGAGAGTGGTTCGGGAAAAGAGGTGGTTGCCCGGGCGGTGCATCAGCAGAGTCAGCGGAGGGGGCAGCCCCTGGTTGCCATCAACTGCGCGGCCATGCCTGCCCAGCTTTTGGAAAGTGAGTTGTTTGGTCATACCAAAGGCGCCTTTACCAGCGCCTCCCAGGCGACCAAGGGGCTTTTTCTGGAAGCGGATGGAGGCACCCTCTTTCTCGATGAGGTTGGAGAGATTCCCCTGGAACTGCAACCTAAACTTTTGCGTGCCCTTGAGGAACGCAAGGTCCGTCCCATTGGTGGGACCGGCGAACGCCCATTTAACGTACGTATCATTGCAGCCACCAACCGCGATCTGGAATCAGCGGTGGAAGATGGGCTCTTTCGTGAAGATCTCTTCTATCGCCTTAACGTCATTCATATGCACCTGCCGCCGCTTCGAGCACGGGGCGGAGATATTCTCCTGCTGGCAAATCACTTTATCAAGCAGTTTTCTCAGCGGCAGGATAAGGCGGTTACCGGCATAGCCGAGCCCGCTGCCGAAAAATTGCTCAACTATCCTTGGCCGGGCAATGTGCGCGAGCTGCGCAACGCCATGGAACATGCAGTGGCCCTGACCCTCTACGATAAAATCGTGGTGGACGACCTGCCCGAAAAAATCCGGGTGGCAGATCAGGAGCATTTCCTGCTCTCATCCCAGGATCCTTCCGAGCTGATCACCCTGGAGGAGATGGAGCGGCGCTATATCATGTATGTGTTGGAAAATACCCAGGGGAATCGTACTCTGGCGGCACGGATCATGGGCGTGGATCGTAAAACACTGTATCGCAAGCTGCAGCGGTATAACGCAGATTGA
- a CDS encoding GFA family protein, with product MNRQPGSCLCGAVTFEIVGDFERFYLCHCSRCRKDTGSAHAANLFSSSAQVHWLSGKEKITTFTLPETQHSKSFCSICGSALPNLQMDGKLLVVPAGSLDCDVTIPPTAHIFVASKANWDEDLHKAPMIPTLPTES from the coding sequence ATGAACAGACAGCCCGGTTCCTGCCTTTGCGGCGCCGTTACCTTTGAAATCGTTGGCGATTTTGAACGATTTTATCTTTGCCATTGTAGCCGTTGTCGCAAAGATACGGGCTCAGCCCATGCTGCCAATCTATTCTCCTCTTCCGCTCAAGTACACTGGCTCTCAGGCAAGGAGAAGATCACCACATTCACCTTACCTGAGACACAACACAGCAAATCCTTTTGTTCCATTTGTGGTTCGGCACTGCCCAATCTCCAAATGGATGGCAAACTGCTGGTGGTCCCGGCGGGGAGCCTTGATTGCGATGTAACCATACCACCGACTGCCCATATTTTTGTTGCCAGTAAAGCAAACTGGGACGAAGACCTGCACAAAGCCCCCATGATCCCTACGCTACCAACAGAGTCATAG
- a CDS encoding VF530 family protein, whose translation MTEKKGTIDKDPLHGVTLKNMLEDLVEYYGFPYLAEKIRIKVFSVNPTFNSSLKFLRKTPWAREKLEKLYIYHFVIRKEKERPRKKRI comes from the coding sequence ATGACAGAAAAGAAAGGCACCATCGATAAAGACCCATTGCATGGGGTCACACTGAAAAACATGCTCGAAGATTTAGTGGAATACTATGGTTTTCCCTATCTCGCTGAAAAAATACGGATTAAAGTATTTTCCGTGAATCCAACCTTTAACAGCAGTTTAAAGTTCCTTCGCAAAACCCCTTGGGCACGGGAAAAGCTCGAGAAACTCTACATCTACCACTTTGTGATCCGCAAAGAAAAAGAGCGCCCTCGAAAAAAACGCATATGA